Genomic segment of Deltaproteobacteria bacterium:
GAACAATGCAACGGAGGTACCCTTTTCCTTGATGAAATAGGCGACATGACCCCGGCAACCCAGGCCAAAATCCTGCGCGTGCTCCAGGACCGGCAGTTTGAACGATTAGGGGGAAGCGAGCGTATTACTGTAGATGTGCGAGTGATCGTGGCCACCAATAAGGATTTGGAAAAGGCCATCCGCGAAGGAACATTCCGCCAGGATCTTTATTATCGACTGAAAGTTGTTACTCTCCATCTTCCTCCCCTGCGGGAGCGCAGAGAAGATATCCCCGAACTGGTGCGGTATTTTTTGCAAATTTTCGCGCCGGAAATCAACCGCAACGTTAAAAACATCGCCCCGCGCGCTCTGGAAAAATTGATGCGCTATCGCTGGCCGGGAAATGTTAGGGAACTGGAGAACGCAGTAAAAAGGGCCTTGGTTATCGCCAAAGGGCACACCCTGCTCCTTGAGGATTTCATCCTGGAAGAAGTGGAGCCAGAAATCGGGGCCCAAGAACAGATCGATTTCGAGAAAAGGTTGGAGATGTTGATGGAGCCGGTTTTCAAAGAACTGGCGGAACATGCTAAGGGGAGGCCGGAATCTGACCTGATGTCGGCTGTAGAAAAAATCCTTATCAAGAGGGCTTTACAAGAAACGAAAGGGAATCAGGTTCAGGCAGCGATTCTCTTGGGAATGAGCCGGAATACCTTGCGTTCGAAGATTGAACGGTATAAGATCCGAAAAGATATTGCGATCGTAGAGGGAGAAGGGTGAAGCGAACCTTGCGGCTGGCCCTGGGGCAAATTAACAATACGGTTGGAGACCTGCAGGGCAATGGGCAAAAAATTGCCGCAATCATCGGCCAGGCCCGGGAAGTGGATGCCGACTTGGTGGCCTTCCCAGAATTGGCGATTTCAGGTTATCCCCCCGAAGATCTCCTATTGAATCCCGCCTTTGTCAAGGAAAATCTGCAAGCTCTGGAAAAGGTAGCCAAAGCCAGCCGGGGAATTACAGCCATCGTCGGTTTTGCCGATATGCGCGAAGATATTTTTAACGCCGCCGGGGTTCTGCACGACGGAAAACTGGTCGGAGTGTACCATAAAATCTACCTTCCCAATTATGGGGTTTTCGACGAGGATCGCTATTTCCAGAGCGGCAAGGATATTTTGGTCTTTCAATTGGGAGAGACGACGATAGGGGTGAATATTTGCGAAGACATCTGGTATCCGGGCGATCCCATGCGTACCCAGTGCCTTCAGGGTA
This window contains:
- a CDS encoding sigma-54 dependent transcriptional regulator encodes the protein MEKILIVDDDPGMRYSINRMLEGQGFLISSAKNGTEALKLFFAENPDLVIMDIKMPGQSGLDVLRQIKEQDPKALIILMTAFGTTETAIEAMKFGAFDYILKPFDIPQMRAMVERALEVSRMMKKMVAYPDRPEAGAGVEAIVGSSPAMQQIYKMIGQVAPTGVTVVLRGESGTGKELVARAVYHHSSRAEKPFLPVNCAAIPETLLESELFGHEKGAFTGALTRRIGKFEQCNGGTLFLDEIGDMTPATQAKILRVLQDRQFERLGGSERITVDVRVIVATNKDLEKAIREGTFRQDLYYRLKVVTLHLPPLRERREDIPELVRYFLQIFAPEINRNVKNIAPRALEKLMRYRWPGNVRELENAVKRALVIAKGHTLLLEDFILEEVEPEIGAQEQIDFEKRLEMLMEPVFKELAEHAKGRPESDLMSAVEKILIKRALQETKGNQVQAAILLGMSRNTLRSKIERYKIRKDIAIVEGEG